A genomic stretch from Vibrio coralliilyticus includes:
- the cydC gene encoding heme ABC transporter ATP-binding protein/permease CydC: protein MRDLVPYLKLYKKHWFGLSLGMLLALLTLFASIGLLTLSGWFLSAAAVAGLTIARETFNYMLPGAFVRGFAMGRTAGRWGERVVSHNATFKLLTDLRIFFFSKLAPLIPGRVSNLRDADLLNRLVADIDAMDHVYLRLVSPMVVGTLGILGLTALICWFDMELGLTLGTILMALLLIWPVLFYKLGKTNGAELTQNKADLRIATLDWLQGYSELTLFGAEERYRNAILNVQERLLKNQYFNAHFAGLAQALLMLANGWTIVLMLWLAADGVGGNMPDPMVALVVFATMASVELLMPIAGAFQHLGQTLTSARRLNDIILSEPDVQFPEQNTEHDDTYSIEYENVTFRYPDGDSNTLQDISLQIPAKHRIAVVGQTGSGKSTLMQLLNRYWDTQQGDIKIAGQSIRHWSESQLRQAISVVSQRVDILNGTLRDNLLMASPDANDEQLAETLSKVGLNKLLDEQGLDTWLGEGGRQLSGGEKRRIGIARALLHNGPILLLDEPTEGLDKQTERQIMKLFEQHFENKTVVFITHRLVDLHRMDAICLIEQGQIVEHGSHQALLEKQGRYFALNQTL from the coding sequence ATGCGTGATTTAGTTCCCTATCTAAAACTGTATAAAAAGCACTGGTTCGGCCTATCTCTGGGAATGCTGTTGGCCCTCCTGACTCTATTTGCCTCTATTGGCTTACTGACTTTGTCCGGTTGGTTCTTATCTGCAGCCGCAGTGGCCGGGTTAACTATCGCCCGAGAAACCTTCAACTACATGCTGCCAGGGGCTTTTGTCCGCGGCTTTGCCATGGGACGCACCGCTGGTCGATGGGGTGAGCGCGTTGTTAGCCATAACGCTACCTTCAAGCTACTGACCGATCTGCGTATTTTCTTCTTCTCCAAACTCGCACCATTAATTCCGGGTCGAGTATCAAACCTGCGTGATGCCGACTTACTCAACCGCCTAGTTGCCGACATCGACGCGATGGACCACGTCTATCTTCGCCTTGTCAGCCCTATGGTCGTCGGCACACTTGGCATCCTAGGTTTAACAGCACTAATTTGCTGGTTTGATATGGAGCTCGGCTTAACGCTTGGCACCATTCTTATGGCTTTACTGCTCATCTGGCCAGTGTTGTTCTACAAATTAGGTAAAACCAATGGCGCAGAGCTGACACAGAACAAAGCCGATCTGCGTATCGCGACATTGGATTGGTTACAAGGCTACAGCGAGCTAACCCTATTTGGAGCGGAAGAACGTTACCGTAATGCGATTTTAAATGTGCAAGAACGCTTACTGAAGAATCAGTATTTTAATGCTCACTTTGCAGGTTTAGCACAAGCATTGCTGATGCTGGCTAACGGTTGGACAATTGTTCTGATGCTATGGCTTGCGGCAGATGGAGTGGGCGGTAATATGCCTGATCCTATGGTTGCCTTAGTGGTATTCGCTACAATGGCCAGTGTCGAGCTTCTAATGCCAATTGCTGGCGCTTTTCAACATTTGGGTCAAACACTGACTTCAGCACGGCGATTAAACGACATCATCTTGTCCGAGCCTGATGTTCAATTCCCAGAGCAAAATACAGAGCACGACGACACCTATTCAATTGAGTATGAGAATGTCACTTTCCGTTATCCGGATGGCGACTCAAATACACTGCAAGACATTAGCCTGCAAATTCCTGCCAAGCATCGCATCGCAGTGGTGGGGCAAACCGGTTCTGGTAAATCGACATTAATGCAGCTACTGAACCGCTACTGGGACACCCAGCAAGGCGACATTAAAATTGCGGGCCAATCCATTCGTCATTGGAGTGAAAGCCAGTTACGCCAAGCCATCAGCGTGGTCAGCCAGCGAGTTGATATATTAAACGGTACTTTGCGTGATAATTTATTGATGGCTTCTCCAGATGCTAACGATGAACAGTTAGCTGAAACGTTATCTAAGGTCGGCCTAAACAAGTTATTGGATGAGCAAGGTTTAGATACATGGTTAGGTGAAGGTGGTCGCCAACTGTCCGGTGGGGAAAAGCGCCGTATCGGTATTGCGCGTGCTTTACTACACAATGGCCCTATCCTATTACTTGACGAGCCTACCGAAGGTTTGGATAAGCAAACAGAACGACAGATCATGAAACTGTTCGAGCAGCACTTTGAAAACAAAACGGTTGTTTTCATTACTCACCGCTTAGTGGATCTCCACAGAATGGATGCCATTTGCCTAATTGAGCAAGGCCAGATTGTCGAGCATGGTAGCCATCAAGCGCTACTTGAAAAGCAAGGGCGATATTTCGCACTTAATCAAACACTATGA
- the cydD gene encoding heme ABC transporter permease/ATP-binding protein CydD, which produces MDKKKQRSLNKWLKQQSKLAKRWLMIAVGLGVLSSVFLLAQAALLATILHQLIIEQVDKYQLVPYFIGLAAVIGVRALCSWGREIAGYRCGAQIRVYIRQLILDKLRELGPAYIKGKPAGSWATLLLEQVEDMHDFFARYLPQMSLSVLVPCVILIVVFPVNWAAGLIFLLTAPLVPMFMALVGMKAADANRKNFKALQRLSGHFYDRLQSMTTIRLFDRTKAETEVMRGASEVFRTRTMDVLKIAFLSSAVLEFFTSISIALTAVYFGFAFIGELNFGDYGAGVTLMAGLFILVLAPEFYQPLRDLGTFYHAKQQAVGAAESIVEFLDTDVSAVRSGDKTLSANDAISIQAKDLEVFSPEGIKLLGPVSFELSTAQTTALVGPSGAGKTSLINAILGFLPYQGSLIINGIERTELNLENWREKISWVGQNPLLLHGSIRDNITLGKDNVSDDAIQTALQESFSAEFVEQHGLDYAVSDRSGGLSVGQAQRLALARAMVQDGKFWLLDEPTASLDARSERLVMQGLAGQIEGKTTLMVTHQLSPLQNVAQILVMENGAIIQSGHYNELSSQEGLFQNMLQANNTLNQANKGNLDA; this is translated from the coding sequence ATGGACAAAAAGAAACAGCGCAGCTTGAATAAATGGCTCAAGCAGCAAAGTAAGTTAGCAAAACGCTGGCTGATGATTGCTGTTGGCCTCGGCGTACTTTCAAGCGTATTTTTGTTAGCTCAAGCAGCCTTGCTCGCCACCATTCTGCATCAATTGATCATAGAACAGGTCGACAAATATCAACTTGTGCCTTATTTCATTGGCTTAGCCGCCGTCATTGGTGTTCGAGCGCTGTGTTCATGGGGCCGAGAGATCGCAGGTTATCGCTGCGGCGCGCAAATTCGTGTTTATATACGTCAGCTTATTCTCGACAAGCTAAGAGAGTTAGGCCCAGCTTATATCAAAGGTAAACCTGCTGGTTCGTGGGCAACATTGTTGCTTGAACAAGTAGAAGATATGCATGATTTCTTCGCGCGTTATCTGCCTCAAATGTCTCTCTCTGTGCTTGTTCCCTGCGTGATACTTATTGTCGTCTTCCCAGTGAACTGGGCAGCCGGTCTTATCTTCCTGCTCACTGCTCCATTAGTGCCAATGTTTATGGCCCTAGTCGGTATGAAAGCCGCCGACGCCAACCGCAAGAACTTCAAAGCATTACAGCGTTTATCTGGTCACTTTTATGACCGCTTACAGTCGATGACAACGATCCGTCTTTTTGACCGAACCAAAGCAGAAACGGAAGTCATGCGTGGGGCTTCTGAAGTATTCCGAACTCGTACAATGGATGTCCTGAAAATTGCATTTCTGTCTTCCGCCGTTCTGGAATTTTTTACCTCTATTTCCATTGCACTGACCGCCGTTTACTTCGGTTTCGCCTTTATCGGTGAACTTAACTTTGGCGACTATGGTGCAGGGGTAACCTTGATGGCCGGCCTGTTTATTCTGGTGCTGGCTCCTGAGTTTTATCAACCACTGCGTGATTTAGGTACTTTCTATCACGCTAAGCAACAAGCGGTTGGAGCTGCTGAAAGCATTGTTGAGTTCCTTGATACTGATGTCAGTGCCGTTCGTTCAGGTGACAAAACGCTCAGCGCGAATGACGCTATTTCCATCCAAGCAAAAGATTTAGAGGTGTTCTCACCAGAAGGCATTAAATTGCTTGGTCCTGTGAGTTTTGAACTCTCGACGGCTCAAACGACAGCTTTAGTTGGCCCAAGTGGCGCCGGCAAAACCAGCTTAATCAATGCGATACTCGGATTTCTCCCATATCAGGGATCACTCATCATCAATGGCATTGAGAGAACAGAGCTGAATCTCGAAAACTGGCGAGAAAAAATCAGCTGGGTTGGCCAAAACCCGTTGCTATTGCATGGCTCTATCCGTGACAACATCACGTTGGGCAAGGACAACGTATCGGATGACGCTATTCAAACTGCATTACAAGAGTCTTTCTCCGCAGAATTTGTTGAGCAACACGGCCTCGATTACGCCGTATCCGACCGCTCTGGCGGCCTTTCCGTTGGGCAAGCTCAACGATTAGCACTCGCAAGAGCGATGGTACAGGACGGAAAATTCTGGCTTCTGGATGAACCAACCGCTAGCTTGGATGCACGTAGTGAGCGCTTAGTCATGCAGGGTTTAGCTGGTCAGATCGAAGGTAAAACAACGCTGATGGTCACCCACCAGCTTAGCCCTTTACAGAACGTTGCACAGATTCTGGTCATGGAAAACGGTGCGATTATTCAAAGTGGTCACTACAACGAACTCTCCAGCCAAGAGGGGTTATTCCAAAATATGCTTCAGGCGAATAATACTCTAAACCAAGCCAATAAGGGGAATCTCGATGCGTGA